The Acinetobacter calcoaceticus sequence CCTGAACGCGCTGAGTCACATTATCAAAATTATTTAAGTCAATCGGTGCTGGGTCCGCATATAAAGAAGTAGTCACAATCGTGGGTTGCTTTGTTGCGACCTTAAACATTTTTAAAGTTGACTTCACAACAGGCAGCTCGGCAATTAATTTCTGCTCAGGAATAATGACTTCATCGCGTGTATAGGTATAAGCAAGATTCATTAATTTATCTGCAATTTCAGCGCGTTTTACTGCACTCGGGGTACCTAAAACAATAACCAATAAACGTCTTTGAGCTAAGTCAGATGAAAATGAAGGGCGAGACGCCGTTAATGCCAAATTATAACCAGCTGCTTTCGTATAACCAGTTTTTAAACCATCAACAGATGGTTCATATTTCAAAGCAAGGTTAGTCGCATGATGAAAACGTTGGTTGTAACTAAAGCTTGGCATTTTTGAATAATGCAAATATTCAGGTGTTTGTTTAACGACAGCCTGACCTAATAAGCTTAAATCATGAGCGGTGGTGTAATGATCAGACATGGTAATACCAGCAGGATTACTAAAATGCGTATGTTTCATACCCAAAGCCTGAGCTTCCTGATTCATGCGTTGTACAAAATGAGGAACATCACCCGAAATTTTTTCAGCTAAAGTCACGGCTGCATCATTAGCAGACATCACAATTAAACCTGCCAATAACTGATCAACTGAAATTTGTTCACCAGCTTTAAGATACATTTGTGATTCATCCCATTGCACTACACCAACCACTGGTGTTGCAGTAATGATTTCTTCTTTTTTCAGCTTTCCAGCTTTAATCTCTTTTAAGGCAATATAAGCAACCATCATTTTGGTTAAAGATGCTGGTGCGCGTTGCACATGGCTATTATGCTCGGCAATAATTTGACCCGATTGAGTATCCACAATAGTCCATGCAGCGGCTTCAACACTTTCAGGTGCAATATTGAGTAGCGAAGCATTCGCTAGCGTGGTGCAGAAAATACTGAATAGGGTAAAAAGAGATAGAAAAAATTTCACGGATAACCTTAACGTTTACTGGTAAATACTGAACACAGATGCACAGCATGCTATGCCTTTTTTTTATAGAAGGCTAGTGTGAATTGTTGCCAAAAAATACATCTACGCAAGACGATACAAAAAAGTGATAATCTAATGTGAAACCGTTCTTATTTTAAATTGAAAAATTTATGTTGCATTATCAAATTGAATTCGATGATTACAAACAGCACCTTGTTCACGTAACAATTCGTTTTTTAGCCAATCCGAATCAGGAACTTTGGCTGCCAACGTGGATTCCGGGTAGTTATCTAATTCGAGAGTTCTCAAAACATATTGAATCCGTTAAAGCTTACGATGAAGCTGGACGTATGTTGGATATTAAAAAAACCAGCAAAAATCGTTGGCGTTTATTTAATACAGATCATGAATTAATGACGATTGAATATGATGTCTACGCATATGATTTGTCTGTACGTGGCGCATATGTAGACCAGACTCGTCTATATATTAATCCAGCGTGTGTATGTTTAGGTTTGGAAGGACAAGAACAATCTGCTTGCGAGTTGGAAATTTTCTTGCCAGATGAATTAAAGCATTTTCAGTTGGCGACAGGTTTAAATTCTAAGAGTTTAGTTAAAGGTCGTTTCACTTTAAAAGCTGATCATTATGATCAACTCATTGATAGTCCGTTCGAACTGGCTGATCAAACGCGCTTTAACTTCGAAACACATGGCATTGAACATGAGTTTGTAATTTCTGGTTCGCACAATACCAATCTTGATCGCTTAAAAGCCGATATTGAAAAGATTTGTGCGACTGAAATAAATATGTTCGGTTCAGCGCCATTTAAAAACTATACCTTTATGACTATGGCAACAGGGAATAGTTATGGTGGATTAGAACATTGCAATAGCACAAGCCTTATTACACCACGCGACGATTTGCCAAAATTAAATGAACCAACTGAACCTTCTAAAGACTATCAACGCTTTTTAGGATTATGTAGTCATGAATATTTTCATTCATGGTTAGTAAAGTTTATCCGCCCAGAAAACTTTGCAAATTATAATTTACACCAAGAAGGCTACACTTCTTTATTGTGGATATTTGAAGGCTTTACTTCATATTATGATGACTTGATTTTATTGCGCAGCGGTGTGATTTCTCAGAAATCTTATCTTGATTTACTCAAAGCACAAATTGATCGCTATTTGCAAAATCCAGGTCGTCTTATCCAGTCTGTTTCTGAATCAAGTTTTGATGCTTGGATTAAATTTTATCGTCAAGATGAAAACTCAAATAATGCGGGTACCAGTTACTACAACAAGGGTTCATTGGTTGCGCTTTGTCTAGATTTAGGTTTACGTTTACGTGGTTCTAGCCTTGATGCTTTAATGCGCCGTTTATATGAAAATACTCAAAATGGTCTTCAAGTAAATGAGCGAACCATTTTTGACTTATGTAAAGAGCTGACTGGCGATAGCTGGATTGAACAAATCAATCACTTGATTAATACAACCGACGAATTGCCACTTGATCAGTTACTGCCAGAGTTTGGCTTAAGCTACAGAGTTAAAACTGACAAATCTTTACCTTTGGGCTTGAAACTTGTCGATAAGCCAGAAGGTGTGCTTGTGCAAAGTGCTCGCCGTGAGGGCGCTGGAGCAAAAGCAGGTATTTCTGCTCTTGATGTGATTATTGCAATTGATGGTTTAAAAGCGTCCACTAAGCTTATCGAGAAGTATGCAAAACAGGGTGGCCCTTATACCGTATTTGCTTTCCGTCGTGATGAGTTAATATCTTTTGAAGTCGATTGTGCTACATCTGATTTAACCGAAGTTGAACTTGTCGTTGAAGATCAAGCTAAAACTGAAAAATGGTTAAAAGCTTAGATTAAAGCTAAATAGTTTATAAAAAACCGATGTTTTGCACATCGGTTTTTACTTTTAAGTACGTTCAAATGGTGAAATCCGTTTTACCTTTGAGTTTATTTTGAATGAAAAGTATAATAATTGTCAGAACACTGAAAGATATCTCATGTAATTTAATGATGTTTAATGCCTGAAAAGTGATCGGAATGTGTATATTACAATGACTTAGATATCAGAAAATTATCTATATATTTGAATTATGTATTATTTCGCCACGAAATGTCGTTATCACTGGATATTTCGTTGACTGAAAGGCAATGAGAGTCGATACTCTCAGGGTTTTATTTAAGTATATCGGTTCGTAGGCACTGGGCCAAAAGCTCGGTCCTCAACACTCAATCAAACGGAAGGGGCTATATATGGCTGGTGAAAAGTCAACTATTATTTACACACTGACTGACGAGGCGCCACTATTGGCGACCTATTCGCTACTGCCGATCATTGAGACCTTTACTAAGCCAGCTGGCATCGAGATTATTAAAAGTGACATCTCTGTAGCTGCACGTGTGCTCGCAGAATTCGCTGAATACCTAAGTGAAGAGCAAAAGGTAACTGACAACCTTGCAGAGCTAGGTCGTCTTACACAAGATCCAGATACTAATATTATCAAACTCCCGAATATCAGTGCGTCTGTTGCGCAATTAACTGCATGTATCAAAGAGCTCCAATCAAAAGGTTATGCAATTCCTGATTATCCGGAAAATCCTGCAAACGAAGAAGAAAAATCAATCAAAGCTCGTTATGGTAAGTGCCTTGGTTCAGCAGTAAATCCTGTCCTTCGTGAAGGTAACTCTGACCGTCGTGCTCCAGCAGCAGTTAAAAATTACGCAAAAAAACACCCTCATTCAATGAGCGAGTGGAAACAGTGGTCACAAACTCATGTTTCACATATGGAAGAAGGTGACTTCTACCATGGCGAAAAATCAATGACACTTGATCGCGCACGTAATGTGAAAATGGAACTTATCACGAACAGTGGTAAGAGCATTGTTCTTAAGCCAAAAGTTGCGCTACAAGACGGCGAAATCATTGATTCAATGTTCATGAGCAAGAAAGCACTTTGTGATTTCTATGAAAAAGAACTTGATGATTGTAAAGAAGCGGGGATTTTGTTCTCTTTACACGTAAAAGCGACAATGATGAAAGTTTCACACCCGATCGTTTTTGGTCACTGTGTGAAAATCTATTACAAAGAAGCTTTCGAAAAACACGGTAAGTTATTTGACGAATTAGGTATTAACGTCAATAACGGTATGGCTGGGTTATACGAGAAAATCGAAACTCTTCCAACGTCATTACGTGAAGAAATCATTGAAGATTTACATGCTTGTCAAGAACACCGTCCTGCACTTGCTATGGTTGACTCAGCAAAAGGTATCACAAACTTCCACTCACCAAACGACATCATCGTTGATGCTTCAATGCCAGCTATGATCCGTGCGGGTGGTAAAATGTGGGGTGCTGATGGTAAGCAATATGATGCTAAAGCTGTTATGCCAGAATCAACATTTGCCCGTATTTACCAAGAAATGATCAATTTCTGTAAATGGCATGGTAATTTTGACCCAAAAACTATGGGTACAGTACCTAACGTTGGCTTGATGGCACAAAAAGCTGAAGAATACGGTTCTCACGATAAAACTTTTGAAATTCCAGAAGCTGGTATTGCAAATATTACCGACCTTGAAACTGGTGAAGTTTTATTAACTCAAAACGTTGAGGAAGGTGATATCTGGCGTATGTGTCAGGTTAAAGATGCACCGATTCGTGATTGGGTTAAACTTGCTGTGACTCGTGCACGTAACTCAGGCATGCCTGCGATTTTCTGGCTTGACCCGTACCGTCCACACGAAAATGAATTGATCAAGAAAGTACAAACGTATTTAAAAGATTATGACACGACTGGCCTTGATATTGAGATCATGTCGCAAGTTCGTGCAATGCGTTACACACTTGAACGTGTAGTACGTGGTCTAGATACTATTTCTGTGACTGGTAACATCTTACGTGACTACTTAACAGACTTGTTCCCAATTATGGAACTTGGTACTTCTGCGAAAATGTTGTCTATCGTTCCGCTTATGGCGGGTGGTGGTATGTACGA is a genomic window containing:
- a CDS encoding D-alanyl-D-alanine carboxypeptidase PBP6B, translating into MKFFLSLFTLFSIFCTTLANASLLNIAPESVEAAAWTIVDTQSGQIIAEHNSHVQRAPASLTKMMVAYIALKEIKAGKLKKEEIITATPVVGVVQWDESQMYLKAGEQISVDQLLAGLIVMSANDAAVTLAEKISGDVPHFVQRMNQEAQALGMKHTHFSNPAGITMSDHYTTAHDLSLLGQAVVKQTPEYLHYSKMPSFSYNQRFHHATNLALKYEPSVDGLKTGYTKAAGYNLALTASRPSFSSDLAQRRLLVIVLGTPSAVKRAEIADKLMNLAYTYTRDEVIIPEQKLIAELPVVKSTLKMFKVATKQPTIVTTSLYADPAPIDLNNFDNVTQRVQVLDNNLQPKVIAPLETTQTHVNIELNEKQLTAPLMKVMSLATVSIYQNNQLIRSLQIEDNVHIEEANIFQKIMMWFSSLFSIFSSSEHSAAKLYPLDSH
- a CDS encoding M61 family metallopeptidase, with translation MLHYQIEFDDYKQHLVHVTIRFLANPNQELWLPTWIPGSYLIREFSKHIESVKAYDEAGRMLDIKKTSKNRWRLFNTDHELMTIEYDVYAYDLSVRGAYVDQTRLYINPACVCLGLEGQEQSACELEIFLPDELKHFQLATGLNSKSLVKGRFTLKADHYDQLIDSPFELADQTRFNFETHGIEHEFVISGSHNTNLDRLKADIEKICATEINMFGSAPFKNYTFMTMATGNSYGGLEHCNSTSLITPRDDLPKLNEPTEPSKDYQRFLGLCSHEYFHSWLVKFIRPENFANYNLHQEGYTSLLWIFEGFTSYYDDLILLRSGVISQKSYLDLLKAQIDRYLQNPGRLIQSVSESSFDAWIKFYRQDENSNNAGTSYYNKGSLVALCLDLGLRLRGSSLDALMRRLYENTQNGLQVNERTIFDLCKELTGDSWIEQINHLINTTDELPLDQLLPEFGLSYRVKTDKSLPLGLKLVDKPEGVLVQSARREGAGAKAGISALDVIIAIDGLKASTKLIEKYAKQGGPYTVFAFRRDELISFEVDCATSDLTEVELVVEDQAKTEKWLKA
- a CDS encoding NADP-dependent isocitrate dehydrogenase — encoded protein: MAGEKSTIIYTLTDEAPLLATYSLLPIIETFTKPAGIEIIKSDISVAARVLAEFAEYLSEEQKVTDNLAELGRLTQDPDTNIIKLPNISASVAQLTACIKELQSKGYAIPDYPENPANEEEKSIKARYGKCLGSAVNPVLREGNSDRRAPAAVKNYAKKHPHSMSEWKQWSQTHVSHMEEGDFYHGEKSMTLDRARNVKMELITNSGKSIVLKPKVALQDGEIIDSMFMSKKALCDFYEKELDDCKEAGILFSLHVKATMMKVSHPIVFGHCVKIYYKEAFEKHGKLFDELGINVNNGMAGLYEKIETLPTSLREEIIEDLHACQEHRPALAMVDSAKGITNFHSPNDIIVDASMPAMIRAGGKMWGADGKQYDAKAVMPESTFARIYQEMINFCKWHGNFDPKTMGTVPNVGLMAQKAEEYGSHDKTFEIPEAGIANITDLETGEVLLTQNVEEGDIWRMCQVKDAPIRDWVKLAVTRARNSGMPAIFWLDPYRPHENELIKKVQTYLKDYDTTGLDIEIMSQVRAMRYTLERVVRGLDTISVTGNILRDYLTDLFPIMELGTSAKMLSIVPLMAGGGMYETGAGGSAPKHVQQLVEENHLRWDSLGEFLALAASLEEMGIKENNARAKLLAKTLDEATDKLLDNGKSPSRRTGEIDNRGSHFYLSLYWAEALAAQNEDAELKAKFASLAKTLAQDEPKIVAELAQVQGKPADIGGYYAIDKAKVDAVMRPSATFNAVLATVNA